One Tolypothrix bouteillei VB521301 DNA window includes the following coding sequences:
- a CDS encoding RNA-guided endonuclease InsQ/TnpB family protein, translated as MATRRYTFRLYPNKERETKMLQARRDHAYLYNACIAHRRYEWKANKKNVTYLEQQNCLPEFKKEWVEFDYLHSQAMQATVKRVDLAYNSFFKGLRKKPKFKSIHKYSGWTYPAKSGWKANTEGEHGTVTLNDLGITVRMRGKAKDWGIPTTLTISYKPSKNQWFASFSVDIEVEAPKFGSESDLKYEKIVAFDLGTATALTLYDGREFAEVKNPQFTKKAELQIKHLSKALRRKRAPNHKKKVKASRRWQKARKQISKLQAKVATQRKDWQHKITSDIASRYDIGVTEELNTKGMTRKAKKGSKREARRMESSTRQTSRKKQKAGLNKSILSVGFGALNQMIAYKIEHKGGLMIVLPTKEIKPSQRCPSCGKVNKEWAELSNRHHVCECGFEIARDRGSAMVMYNVATNQQTGFGTSLADCGCFSTTSGSKKRKQTGSMKHLGQVKRQKRSQVGDGVFFETPSAYAAE; from the coding sequence ATATACATTTCGGCTTTATCCAAATAAGGAGCGAGAGACTAAGATGCTTCAGGCTAGACGCGACCATGCGTATTTATATAATGCCTGTATTGCTCACCGTCGTTATGAGTGGAAGGCGAACAAGAAAAACGTTACTTATCTCGAACAACAAAATTGCTTGCCCGAGTTCAAGAAAGAGTGGGTAGAGTTTGACTATCTGCACTCTCAAGCAATGCAAGCAACTGTTAAGCGAGTTGATTTAGCATACAATTCATTTTTCAAGGGACTCAGGAAAAAGCCCAAGTTCAAGTCAATCCACAAATATTCGGGATGGACGTACCCAGCTAAGTCGGGATGGAAAGCCAACACTGAAGGAGAGCATGGGACTGTTACCCTCAACGATCTGGGTATCACTGTCAGGATGCGTGGAAAAGCCAAAGACTGGGGAATTCCTACGACTTTGACTATTTCTTACAAACCGAGCAAAAACCAGTGGTTTGCATCCTTTAGCGTTGATATTGAGGTTGAAGCACCAAAGTTTGGTTCTGAGTCTGACTTGAAGTACGAGAAAATTGTAGCTTTTGACCTGGGGACAGCAACAGCGTTGACTTTGTACGATGGTAGAGAATTCGCTGAAGTAAAAAACCCTCAATTCACTAAAAAAGCTGAGTTACAAATCAAGCATTTATCAAAAGCTTTGCGGCGCAAGCGTGCTCCAAATCACAAGAAGAAAGTGAAAGCTTCTAGACGTTGGCAGAAAGCTAGAAAACAAATTTCTAAACTACAAGCTAAGGTAGCGACTCAACGTAAAGATTGGCAGCATAAAATCACGTCAGATATTGCCAGTCGTTATGACATCGGCGTGACCGAAGAACTTAACACCAAAGGGATGACGCGCAAAGCGAAGAAGGGGAGCAAGCGCGAAGCTCGCCGGATGGAATCTTCCACCCGGCAGACTTCGCGCAAAAAACAAAAAGCCGGATTAAATAAATCAATCCTTTCCGTTGGTTTTGGAGCACTCAATCAGATGATTGCTTACAAAATCGAACACAAAGGTGGCTTGATGATTGTGCTTCCCACTAAAGAAATCAAACCGTCGCAACGCTGTCCTAGCTGTGGCAAAGTCAACAAGGAATGGGCAGAACTTTCTAATCGACATCACGTTTGTGAGTGTGGTTTCGAGATTGCCCGTGACCGTGGCTCTGCTATGGTTATGTACAACGTTGCAACGAATCAACAAACGGGGTTTGGAACGAGCCTCGCAGACTGCGGATGTTTCAGCACTACTTCAGGCTCCAAGAAGCGAAAGCAGACTGGCAGTATGAAGCACCTGGGACAGGTGAAGCGTCAAAAACGAAGTCAAGTAGGTGATGGAGTTTTTTTTGAAACTCCGTCCGCCTATGCGGCGGAGTAG
- the tsaB gene encoding tRNA (adenosine(37)-N6)-threonylcarbamoyltransferase complex dimerization subunit type 1 TsaB yields MTIQLQHLSPTKYGLALHTTTRELGLAISNFAGDTRSHVWYLDRELSSHLHQYLIEFIKPQTWSELGFIAVARGPGGFTGTRIGVVTARTLGQQLGIPVFAVSNLAAVARSQISSSQPEGSEIVKEPVIAVQMPAQRGQVFAGIYQLSPNASGLDVLLPDIAIAPEVWQEKLANWNTRYQLVEATSGLAATVTSVLQLAYLDWQKGMRPHWSEALPFYGQHPVDI; encoded by the coding sequence TTGACCATTCAACTACAACACCTGTCACCGACAAAATACGGATTAGCGCTCCACACTACCACTCGCGAACTGGGCTTGGCAATAAGTAACTTTGCTGGAGACACTCGTTCTCATGTCTGGTATTTAGACCGTGAGTTATCCAGCCATTTACACCAGTACCTAATTGAATTTATTAAGCCCCAAACTTGGTCTGAGTTGGGGTTTATTGCAGTTGCTAGGGGACCGGGTGGTTTTACAGGTACTCGCATTGGGGTTGTGACTGCTCGTACTTTGGGTCAACAGTTGGGCATTCCCGTCTTTGCTGTCTCCAATCTGGCAGCTGTAGCACGATCGCAGATTTCATCGTCCCAGCCAGAAGGGTCGGAAATTGTCAAAGAACCCGTTATTGCCGTACAAATGCCAGCCCAACGGGGTCAAGTTTTTGCTGGTATCTATCAACTCAGCCCCAATGCTTCTGGGTTAGATGTTCTACTACCAGATATTGCGATCGCACCAGAGGTATGGCAAGAGAAGTTAGCCAATTGGAACACCCGCTATCAACTTGTTGAGGCTACATCTGGTTTAGCAGCAACTGTGACAAGCGTGCTGCAACTGGCATATTTGGATTGGCAAAAAGGTATGCGTCCTCATTGGTCAGAAGCGTTACCATTTTACGGGCAACATCCAGTGGATATCTAG
- a CDS encoding FUSC family protein — MLPTLTHLKTWASTPNGILAKMALKMAIASVLSFAIAKWLHWEYPFYAVIAAIIVMSSTHGSTLLQGFQRLIGTAIGAVGGAIFAAMLGSNFWSLGISVFLTIFLSNYWKFTEAAKLAGYVSAIVILNYNASPWLYAWHRFLETLLGIAVALLVNDFIFPASAGVELRRCLSQILTQLEQFYALVVDCAFTGSYDRAKADELKTTINSLLQKKKELWKEVRQGQTREPLETRINEAWEFLISRIWQHILTMEHTVLVREQDTLWQILSVELIQLAQETRSAMLTLATAVKSYKSHVSLPEIEVALADTTKRFNDLQQLKQEDYPINEILRFFTFFYTMEEVGRKLQRMTNISILNHL, encoded by the coding sequence ATGCTACCAACTCTCACTCACCTGAAAACTTGGGCTTCTACTCCTAATGGCATACTAGCCAAGATGGCATTGAAAATGGCGATCGCATCAGTTCTTTCGTTTGCGATCGCGAAATGGTTGCACTGGGAATATCCGTTTTATGCTGTCATTGCAGCCATTATTGTTATGTCATCTACCCATGGTAGTACTTTACTACAGGGATTCCAGAGATTGATAGGAACAGCAATAGGTGCTGTCGGCGGAGCAATTTTTGCCGCAATGCTAGGAAGCAATTTTTGGTCATTGGGGATCAGTGTATTCTTAACGATCTTTCTCAGCAATTATTGGAAATTCACAGAAGCCGCAAAGCTAGCAGGATATGTATCAGCAATTGTTATCCTCAATTACAATGCGTCACCGTGGCTTTACGCATGGCACAGATTTCTTGAAACCTTGCTAGGTATTGCTGTTGCGCTATTGGTAAACGATTTCATTTTTCCAGCATCTGCGGGTGTAGAACTCAGGCGTTGCTTGTCTCAAATACTGACTCAATTGGAGCAATTCTATGCCCTCGTGGTAGACTGCGCTTTTACAGGAAGTTACGATCGCGCAAAAGCTGATGAATTAAAAACAACCATCAATAGCTTACTTCAGAAAAAAAAGGAGCTTTGGAAAGAAGTTCGACAGGGACAAACACGCGAACCGTTAGAAACTCGTATAAATGAAGCTTGGGAATTTCTTATTAGTAGAATTTGGCAGCATATTCTGACAATGGAACATACCGTACTCGTTCGAGAGCAAGACACTTTATGGCAGATTCTTTCGGTTGAATTAATTCAACTTGCACAAGAAACAAGAAGTGCAATGCTAACGTTGGCAACTGCTGTTAAGTCTTACAAATCCCATGTATCCTTGCCGGAAATAGAGGTTGCGCTTGCTGATACAACAAAGCGATTTAATGACTTACAACAACTCAAACAAGAAGATTATCCCATTAATGAAATTCTTCGCTTTTTTACCTTCTTTTATACGATGGAAGAAGTTGGCAGAAAGCTTCAGAGAATGACCAATATATCAATCTTAAATCATTTATAA
- a CDS encoding nuclear transport factor 2 family protein: MENTTIETLEEKLQQAMLTSDVAVLDELIADDLVWTMHTGFIGNKQYDLEAHRSGVFRFTKVEISDRQIHPYTQDCIVVTLKAELAGILNGQEFSEPYRFTRVWLKRHNSWQIVAGHVSQIISNI; this comes from the coding sequence ATGGAAAATACAACGATCGAAACTTTGGAAGAAAAATTGCAGCAGGCGATGCTTACGAGTGATGTCGCTGTGCTGGATGAACTGATTGCTGACGACTTGGTTTGGACTATGCACACGGGTTTTATAGGTAACAAGCAATACGACCTCGAAGCACATCGCAGTGGAGTGTTCCGGTTCACGAAGGTAGAGATTAGCGATCGCCAAATCCATCCTTACACTCAGGATTGCATTGTAGTTACCCTTAAAGCAGAACTTGCTGGAATCCTCAACGGTCAGGAGTTCTCAGAACCCTATCGCTTCACTCGCGTTTGGTTAAAGCGCCATAACAGTTGGCAAATTGTAGCAGGTCACGTAAGTCAAATAATTTCCAATATATAA
- a CDS encoding mevalonate kinase translates to MRIFVPGRLCLFGEHSDWAGEYRRINPQIEKGYTLIVGTNQGIYADVKPNSTELIIHSSLNDGRHYEPIGLPMESDTLKCVAAKGGFFSYAAGTAYQFLTHYNVGGLEVNNYLTDLPIQKGLSSSAAFCVLIARSFNRLYDLKMTIREEMELAYLGERTTPSLCGRMDQACAYGNRPILMIFDGEQIDLIELRVSQDLFFVIVDLAGSKNTQEILRRLNECYPFATNQIQQNVQKYLGSISTEITHLAVEAIQLGDAQLLGALMTKAQTEFDHHVVPACPSQLTAKKLHLLLHHEPLSPYIFGGKGVGSQGDGTAQLIVKNQESQRKAIEIIQRDFPQMQALKLTISRQPDNHPDDTA, encoded by the coding sequence ATGAGAATTTTTGTTCCGGGTCGTCTTTGTTTGTTTGGAGAACATAGCGATTGGGCAGGAGAATATCGCCGAATTAATCCTCAAATTGAAAAGGGTTACACCTTAATTGTTGGTACCAATCAGGGAATTTATGCGGATGTCAAACCGAATTCTACTGAGTTAATTATTCATTCTTCTCTCAATGATGGACGACATTATGAACCGATCGGATTACCTATGGAATCCGATACTCTCAAGTGCGTAGCAGCAAAGGGCGGTTTTTTTAGTTATGCTGCTGGTACAGCTTATCAATTTCTGACTCACTATAATGTTGGCGGACTTGAGGTTAATAATTATCTAACCGACTTACCTATCCAAAAGGGGTTATCTTCGAGTGCTGCCTTTTGCGTTCTCATTGCGAGGTCTTTTAATCGTCTGTATGACTTAAAGATGACAATTCGTGAAGAAATGGAATTGGCCTACCTCGGAGAAAGAACCACTCCCAGTCTTTGTGGTCGTATGGATCAAGCTTGTGCTTATGGAAATCGCCCAATCTTAATGATATTCGATGGCGAACAAATCGATCTTATCGAGTTGAGAGTTAGCCAAGATTTGTTTTTTGTAATTGTCGATCTTGCAGGCAGCAAAAACACACAAGAAATACTAAGACGATTGAATGAGTGTTATCCTTTCGCTACCAATCAAATTCAGCAAAATGTCCAAAAATACTTGGGTTCTATTAGTACAGAAATTACCCACTTGGCAGTTGAAGCAATACAACTCGGAGATGCCCAGCTTCTTGGAGCTTTAATGACAAAAGCCCAAACGGAATTCGATCACCACGTAGTTCCCGCTTGTCCCTCTCAATTAACTGCAAAGAAACTGCATCTCTTGCTCCATCACGAACCTCTAAGTCCTTATATCTTTGGAGGAAAAGGTGTGGGTTCTCAGGGTGATGGCACTGCACAACTTATTGTTAAAAATCAAGAAAGTCAAAGAAAAGCTATCGAAATTATTCAGCGCGATTTTCCTCAAATGCAAGCGTTAAAGTTAACTATTTCAAGACAACCTGATAATCATCCAGACGACACTGCTTAA
- a CDS encoding aspartate aminotransferase family protein: MSVQTLVDQAIIPSSPFDTEGFNQAVMSTYARFPLALERGNGARVWDTQGREYLDFVAGIATCTLGHAHPAMVEAVTRQIQKLHHVSNLYYIPEQGDLAKWLIEHSCADRVFFCNSGAEANEAAIKLARKYAHTVQQIEKPIILTAQASFHGRTLATVTATGQPKYQRNFEPLMPCFHYVPYNDLNAVEVAISELDEGDYRVSAILLEPLQGEGGVRPGDIAYFRKLREICDEIGILLIFDEVQVGMGRSGHLWGYEHLGVEPDIFTSAKGLGGGIPIGAMMCKSSCDVFQPGEHASTFGGNPFACGVALAVCQTLERENILQNVRDRGEQLRDGLRAIASKYPNQITDVRGWGLIDGLELSADIPTTAADVVKAAIDEGLLLVPAGPKVVRFVPPLIVTEADINTALQAVDKAMATVTK, translated from the coding sequence GTGAGCGTACAAACTCTGGTTGACCAAGCGATAATACCATCTAGCCCCTTTGATACGGAAGGTTTTAATCAAGCCGTGATGTCTACTTACGCACGGTTCCCCCTTGCCTTGGAACGAGGCAACGGGGCTCGTGTTTGGGACACGCAGGGGCGAGAGTATCTCGACTTTGTGGCTGGGATTGCCACTTGCACTCTAGGACACGCCCACCCAGCTATGGTGGAAGCGGTAACTCGACAAATACAAAAGTTACACCACGTTTCTAATTTGTACTACATCCCAGAACAGGGAGATCTGGCAAAGTGGTTAATTGAGCATTCTTGCGCGGATCGCGTCTTCTTTTGCAATTCAGGGGCAGAAGCGAATGAAGCAGCGATTAAACTGGCGCGGAAATACGCTCATACAGTGCAGCAAATTGAAAAACCTATCATTTTGACAGCACAAGCCAGTTTCCACGGTAGGACTCTAGCAACAGTCACTGCGACAGGGCAACCTAAGTATCAAAGAAACTTTGAACCTTTAATGCCTTGTTTCCACTACGTACCTTATAACGATCTCAATGCAGTAGAAGTTGCTATTAGCGAACTTGATGAAGGGGATTACCGCGTATCGGCAATTTTATTAGAGCCATTGCAGGGAGAAGGGGGTGTTCGACCGGGGGATATTGCTTACTTCCGAAAGTTGCGGGAGATTTGTGATGAAATCGGTATTTTGTTAATTTTTGATGAAGTCCAAGTTGGAATGGGGCGTAGCGGTCACTTGTGGGGGTATGAACATCTTGGTGTTGAGCCAGATATTTTCACCAGTGCCAAAGGCTTGGGCGGTGGTATTCCTATAGGGGCAATGATGTGTAAATCATCCTGTGATGTTTTCCAACCAGGAGAGCATGCCAGCACTTTTGGTGGCAATCCCTTTGCTTGTGGTGTCGCCCTCGCCGTTTGCCAAACTTTGGAACGGGAAAATATCTTGCAAAATGTTAGAGACAGGGGCGAACAATTGCGTGATGGGTTAAGAGCGATCGCTTCTAAATACCCCAATCAAATTACAGATGTAAGGGGTTGGGGTCTGATTGATGGTCTGGAGTTGAGCGCAGATATTCCCACGACTGCTGCTGATGTTGTCAAAGCTGCTATAGACGAAGGCTTGTTGCTGGTGCCTGCAGGTCCTAAAGTTGTGCGCTTTGTTCCACCTTTGATTGTCACTGAGGCGGACATCAACACGGCATTGCAAGCTGTTGATAAAGCAATGGCGACAGTGACAAAATAA
- a CDS encoding potassium channel family protein — MYSTLEQKYQRIQKELTAGMIALGGVFLIGTSWYRFIEGWSWEDAAYMTVITLATVGYGETQPLGARGRLFTIALILMGVVSIGYIVNRFTEAVIEGYFQQGIRLRRQRRLMESLSEHYIICGFSRTGRQIAMEFGSESVPFVVIDSRIESVQKAQNQGFVVYQGDATLDDTLLKVGITRAICIVAALPSDAENLYVVLSAKTLNPSIRAIARASNEEALQKLQRAGADAVVSPYITGGKRMAAAALRPQVLDFVDGMLSGTDRQLYMEEFRLDPTSCPFVGQSLGQARLRGQTGALLLAIRRASGELIGGPTADTVFMAGDALIAMGTVEQLRALNQLLGPIGSKTLRRPKKG, encoded by the coding sequence GTGTATTCTACACTCGAGCAAAAGTACCAACGGATTCAAAAAGAGTTAACAGCAGGAATGATTGCCCTCGGTGGTGTCTTTCTAATTGGCACTTCATGGTACAGGTTCATAGAGGGCTGGTCGTGGGAGGACGCAGCTTATATGACAGTCATTACCTTGGCGACCGTAGGTTATGGTGAAACCCAACCCTTAGGAGCTAGAGGCAGATTGTTTACCATTGCCCTGATTTTAATGGGAGTTGTTAGTATTGGTTACATTGTTAATAGATTTACAGAAGCTGTTATTGAAGGTTACTTTCAACAAGGAATTCGACTCAGAAGACAGAGGCGTTTAATGGAATCCTTATCTGAACACTATATTATTTGTGGATTTAGTCGAACGGGCCGTCAAATTGCGATGGAGTTCGGATCGGAGAGCGTCCCTTTTGTTGTGATTGACTCTCGTATAGAATCAGTACAAAAAGCTCAAAATCAGGGTTTTGTTGTATACCAAGGAGATGCAACTTTAGATGACACTTTATTGAAAGTTGGAATTACTCGAGCAATTTGTATTGTAGCGGCCTTACCTTCAGATGCAGAAAATTTGTATGTCGTTTTGTCAGCAAAAACATTAAACCCCAGTATTCGGGCGATCGCAAGAGCGAGTAACGAAGAAGCGTTACAAAAGTTACAGCGTGCTGGTGCAGATGCTGTGGTTTCTCCTTACATCACTGGTGGAAAGCGGATGGCTGCTGCTGCCCTGAGACCGCAAGTGCTAGACTTTGTCGATGGTATGCTTTCTGGGACAGACCGACAGCTTTATATGGAAGAATTTCGTCTCGATCCGACAAGCTGTCCTTTTGTCGGTCAAAGTCTGGGACAGGCGAGATTGCGAGGGCAAACAGGCGCACTACTTCTAGCGATTCGGCGTGCGAGTGGAGAACTTATCGGTGGTCCCACGGCTGACACGGTTTTTATGGCGGGAGATGCTCTGATAGCTATGGGTACGGTCGAACAACTGCGTGCTCTCAACCAACTTTTGGGTCCTATTGGTTCTAAGACTTTGCGGCGACCAAAAAAAGGTTAA
- a CDS encoding nuclear transport factor 2 family protein, whose amino-acid sequence MTDKSIIEVVDKQLKAYNERNLEEFLSCYIDNVPVLAFPSQKEILEISGKAFANRYKKLFENSPNLHCQLISRCIEGNIAIDQELVTGFNGLETKTAVAIYQIENGKITKVWFVKDI is encoded by the coding sequence ATGACAGATAAAAGCATTATTGAAGTAGTTGATAAACAGCTTAAAGCTTACAATGAACGGAATCTGGAAGAATTTTTAAGCTGCTATATTGATAACGTTCCTGTTCTAGCTTTTCCTTCACAAAAAGAGATTTTAGAGATCTCAGGAAAAGCTTTTGCAAACAGATACAAAAAACTTTTTGAAAATAGTCCTAACCTCCATTGTCAATTGATCTCGCGATGTATCGAAGGAAATATCGCGATCGATCAAGAATTGGTTACAGGTTTTAATGGTTTAGAAACAAAAACCGCAGTAGCAATTTATCAGATCGAAAATGGAAAAATCACAAAAGTGTGGTTTGTAAAGGACATTTGA
- a CDS encoding MFS transporter has protein sequence MLKLFCITLGSSIGSTVMWLLLVPFLKTIVDNTGQIGEVGMTRQISSLVGSLLVCVWADEGKVLMKFMGTEIIQFILAILFLGMLIFAPANVNYEFVLVWTALRFGIIGASSIVSYKIVGQFAGSWGKGAIIHMLTSQQGAMVFASIICALIPLFFSAKFETALVIDAITSLLLVIFIYTLRNSPHNKDYPKTAKQGGSLLKLLMFSVQSFWYKKLFPWNSIQLVFLVSLSGMMVYAYKMSNQQTLLPEDICYSLSWFFYGFSLWLGAFFIQKLQNDKMLAVSSAGILALCGGLGILAEFNLENLHIIIYILCTYVNAIWLHLTNKKILENAPEDKVARVRSGMVLYLAFLFGIGEFAIGHLLDLKYGLLELSALRIGFGLVLALLGSMYFTSKDRSLINAAKKA, from the coding sequence ATGCTGAAACTCTTCTGTATTACCTTAGGTAGCTCCATTGGGAGCACAGTAATGTGGCTGTTGTTAGTGCCCTTTTTAAAAACTATCGTTGATAATACCGGACAGATTGGAGAAGTTGGCATGACTCGTCAAATTAGTAGCCTTGTGGGCTCTCTACTGGTATGCGTGTGGGCTGATGAAGGCAAGGTTCTTATGAAGTTCATGGGAACAGAAATAATTCAATTCATTCTAGCCATCTTATTCTTGGGAATGTTAATCTTTGCTCCAGCGAACGTTAACTATGAATTTGTCCTTGTTTGGACTGCGTTAAGATTCGGAATTATAGGAGCTAGCTCTATTGTTTCCTATAAGATTGTTGGACAGTTTGCAGGCTCTTGGGGGAAAGGAGCTATTATTCATATGCTGACTTCACAGCAAGGAGCTATGGTTTTTGCATCTATTATATGCGCTCTTATTCCGCTTTTTTTTAGTGCAAAATTTGAAACTGCACTGGTAATTGATGCCATTACATCGCTACTGCTCGTTATTTTCATATATACATTGAGGAACAGTCCTCATAATAAAGACTATCCCAAGACAGCAAAGCAGGGAGGCTCATTGCTTAAACTGCTTATGTTCTCCGTACAATCTTTTTGGTACAAAAAGCTTTTCCCCTGGAATAGTATTCAATTGGTCTTTCTTGTCTCATTATCAGGAATGATGGTTTATGCCTACAAAATGTCTAACCAGCAAACTCTGCTTCCGGAAGATATTTGCTATTCACTTAGCTGGTTTTTTTATGGGTTTTCACTTTGGCTCGGCGCATTTTTCATTCAAAAACTGCAAAACGACAAAATGCTCGCGGTTTCATCAGCTGGTATCCTAGCTCTTTGTGGAGGCTTAGGAATTCTTGCAGAGTTTAATTTGGAGAATTTGCATATCATAATATACATACTGTGTACTTATGTCAACGCTATATGGCTTCATCTCACAAATAAGAAAATTCTTGAGAACGCACCTGAAGACAAGGTTGCAAGAGTTAGATCTGGTATGGTTCTCTACCTAGCATTTTTGTTTGGAATCGGAGAATTTGCAATTGGACACCTTCTTGATTTAAAATACGGGTTGCTTGAGCTAAGCGCTTTGCGTATCGGGTTTGGTTTAGTTCTAGCACTTTTGGGAAGTATGTATTTCACTTCCAAGGATCGATCGCTCATTAATGCCGCAAAGAAAGCTTAA